The following are encoded together in the Variovorax sp. PBS-H4 genome:
- a CDS encoding Bug family tripartite tricarboxylate transporter substrate binding protein yields the protein MSADRHASTLASRRTFIAAAAATLGTASSLARAQQGFPARPVTLLVPFPPGGGADTLSRILAVPLGKAWHQSVVVDNRPGASGKIGASAVARAPADGHMLLMASTGAIDESNSTALAPVALVSASPYVAVVHPKLGIDNVRDLIARAKAEPGKLAFGSSGEGSASQLTVELFKQMTGTDMLHVPYKGTGQAVTDLLAGTIQLMFAPGQAVLPHVASGKLVAIAVTSPQRARAVPTLPTIAESGVPGYAASGWFGLFAPAATPQAVIRRVADDVDVLMQRSDIADAMLKVGAEPSRGTPAQFARFVQEELAKWSRLEARMAGSQKSR from the coding sequence ATGAGTGCCGATCGCCACGCGTCCACCCTTGCTTCGCGCCGGACATTCATCGCTGCGGCGGCGGCGACACTGGGCACCGCATCGTCCCTGGCGCGAGCACAGCAGGGCTTTCCCGCCCGTCCGGTGACACTGCTCGTGCCCTTTCCTCCAGGGGGCGGTGCCGATACCCTGTCGCGCATTCTGGCAGTGCCGCTCGGAAAGGCCTGGCATCAGTCGGTCGTGGTCGACAACCGGCCCGGTGCGAGCGGCAAGATCGGCGCCTCCGCCGTGGCCCGCGCACCGGCCGACGGCCACATGCTGCTGATGGCGTCGACCGGTGCGATCGACGAGAGCAATTCCACCGCGCTGGCACCCGTGGCGCTCGTGTCTGCATCCCCCTACGTCGCCGTGGTGCATCCGAAGCTCGGAATCGACAACGTCCGGGACTTGATCGCGCGCGCAAAGGCCGAGCCTGGCAAGCTGGCCTTCGGATCGTCGGGCGAAGGATCAGCGTCCCAGCTCACGGTCGAGCTGTTCAAGCAAATGACGGGCACCGACATGTTGCACGTGCCCTATAAAGGCACAGGGCAAGCAGTGACGGACCTGCTGGCCGGCACCATCCAGCTGATGTTTGCACCAGGCCAGGCGGTGCTGCCTCATGTCGCATCGGGCAAGCTGGTGGCCATTGCCGTCACGAGTCCGCAGCGCGCCCGTGCTGTGCCGACGCTGCCGACCATCGCGGAGTCGGGGGTGCCGGGCTATGCGGCGTCCGGATGGTTTGGCCTTTTTGCGCCGGCGGCCACGCCCCAGGCCGTCATCCGCCGTGTTGCGGACGACGTGGACGTGCTGATGCAGCGGTCGGACATCGCCGATGCCATGCTCAAGGTGGGTGCAGAGCCCTCGCGCGGCACTCCGGCGCAGTTCGCCCGCTTTGTCCAGGAGGAGCTGGCGAAATGGAGTCGCCTGGAAGCCCGGATGGCAGGGAGCCAGAAGTCACGTTGA
- a CDS encoding RidA family protein — protein sequence MSEITRGDPPGLANVRKTVYHHYIRVDKPSSLFFLSGQLARDGDGKLVGPGDMAEQTRQCIRNMRTVLEAAGGTLEDIVSIVVYTTDVRQFKEIVAARMEFFKDRLPTSTIVEVNHLADPGLLIEFQAIAAL from the coding sequence ATGAGCGAAATCACACGCGGAGATCCCCCCGGCCTGGCCAATGTGCGCAAGACCGTCTACCACCACTACATTCGCGTCGACAAGCCTTCGTCCCTGTTCTTCCTGTCGGGCCAGCTGGCGCGCGACGGCGACGGCAAGCTCGTGGGGCCGGGCGACATGGCCGAGCAGACGCGCCAGTGCATCCGGAACATGCGCACCGTGCTGGAAGCCGCGGGCGGCACGCTCGAGGACATCGTCTCGATCGTGGTCTACACCACGGATGTGCGGCAGTTCAAGGAGATCGTCGCGGCGCGCATGGAGTTCTTCAAGGACCGGCTGCCCACCAGCACGATCGTGGAAGTGAACCACCTGGCGGACCCCGGTCTGCTGATCGAGTTCCAGGCGATCGCCGCCCTGTGA
- a CDS encoding metal-dependent hydrolase family protein: MRRILEIAGCTLIDGTGRAPVPDATLRVVDGRIAAVWRNGERPADQQGPAEQVVQARGKTVIPGLIDAHCHISYGEGKTAEEVDIYGGPEWAAVRAVWNAQKVLQSGVTSFCDPGSTWNVAVSCRDAINNGMFDGPRIFAAGRHICADGGFADYFPSWLGMPVSAEGVLCPTRDEMRQEVRRQVKNRVDLVKISGDSQAQDTRLDAGPCFSDDELSCIVDTAHALGRKVTIHSRYAKTVAAAARAGVDWVIHASYMDPADIGLLLDRQVPICATMTYTANIVQHGRDVGVDPNYIEVKKRELDALVEVHRKAIEAGVPMMAGSEAGFAVTPYGQWHAREIELMVELLGMKPLDAITAGTFNNAKAFGWEQEVGSLQPGRWADLLVLDGDPLADIRMLSDRKRIAAVYKGGELVPRADSLPTRRRMGHERSLAVSSIPLNR, translated from the coding sequence ATGAGAAGGATCCTGGAGATCGCCGGCTGCACGCTGATCGACGGCACCGGGCGCGCGCCGGTGCCCGACGCCACGCTGCGCGTCGTCGATGGCCGCATCGCTGCCGTATGGCGCAATGGCGAGCGCCCGGCCGACCAGCAGGGGCCGGCCGAACAGGTGGTCCAGGCGCGGGGCAAGACCGTGATCCCGGGCCTCATCGACGCGCACTGCCACATCTCCTACGGCGAGGGCAAGACCGCAGAGGAAGTCGACATCTACGGCGGCCCCGAGTGGGCCGCGGTGCGCGCCGTGTGGAATGCGCAGAAGGTGCTGCAAAGCGGCGTGACGAGCTTCTGCGACCCAGGCTCCACCTGGAACGTGGCGGTCAGCTGCCGCGACGCCATCAACAACGGGATGTTCGACGGCCCGCGCATCTTCGCGGCCGGGCGGCACATCTGCGCCGACGGCGGTTTCGCGGATTATTTCCCCAGCTGGCTCGGCATGCCGGTCTCCGCCGAAGGCGTGCTGTGCCCGACCCGCGACGAGATGCGGCAGGAAGTGCGCCGCCAGGTCAAGAACCGGGTGGACCTCGTCAAGATCAGCGGCGACAGCCAGGCGCAGGACACGCGCCTCGATGCCGGGCCCTGCTTCTCGGACGACGAACTGTCGTGCATCGTCGACACCGCCCATGCCCTTGGCCGCAAGGTCACCATCCATTCGCGTTACGCGAAGACCGTGGCGGCAGCCGCGCGCGCAGGCGTGGACTGGGTCATTCACGCGTCCTACATGGACCCTGCCGACATCGGACTCCTGCTGGACCGGCAGGTGCCCATCTGCGCCACGATGACCTACACGGCCAACATCGTGCAGCACGGGCGCGACGTGGGCGTCGATCCCAACTACATCGAAGTCAAGAAGCGCGAGCTCGATGCGCTCGTCGAGGTCCACCGCAAGGCCATCGAGGCGGGCGTGCCGATGATGGCCGGTTCGGAAGCAGGCTTTGCCGTGACCCCCTACGGCCAATGGCATGCGCGCGAGATCGAGCTGATGGTGGAGCTTTTGGGCATGAAGCCGCTCGACGCCATCACGGCAGGCACTTTCAACAACGCGAAGGCCTTCGGCTGGGAGCAGGAGGTGGGCAGCCTGCAGCCCGGGCGCTGGGCCGACCTGCTGGTGCTGGACGGCGACCCGCTGGCCGACATTCGCATGTTGAGCGACCGCAAGCGCATTGCTGCGGTCTACAAGGGCGGCGAACTCGTGCCGCGGGCAGATTCGCTGCCCACCCGCCGCCGCATGGGCCACGAGCGATCACTCGCGGTTTCGAGCATTCCGCTGAACAGGTGA
- a CDS encoding isopenicillin N synthase family dioxygenase yields the protein MNAVINANRNASKVAIIDLTDLRSPDLARRKRLGEEIAQACSEVGFFYIVNHGIPKAKVERMFEIARQFFALTGEQKQQLSMANNNSYRGYLPMKTTGNDPTMKGLLLEAFHAWQEHAPGDPGLAAGKPLHGVNVWPAQLPGMHEEVMDYAGMVTLLARDLLAIAALGIGLPEDTFLRHFEQPLSLLRLIHYPPQEPSETEGRFGTRPHTDNCAFTILAQDDTGGLEIMGEEGEWVGVPPVADSYVINLGEVMKIWTNGMFMATPHRVINRSGKERYSIPFFMNPTHDALVRPLLEDAGTGKAEPVFHTTVGIEEGLTSSEILMRLYKRIWPSLDGQRVD from the coding sequence ATGAACGCAGTAATCAACGCGAACCGCAACGCCAGCAAGGTGGCGATCATCGACCTCACGGATCTGCGCAGCCCCGACCTCGCAAGGCGCAAGCGGCTGGGGGAGGAGATCGCGCAAGCCTGCAGCGAGGTCGGCTTCTTCTACATCGTGAACCATGGCATCCCGAAGGCGAAGGTCGAGCGCATGTTCGAGATCGCAAGGCAGTTCTTCGCCTTGACCGGCGAGCAGAAGCAGCAGCTCTCGATGGCGAACAACAATTCCTACCGCGGCTACCTGCCGATGAAGACCACCGGCAACGATCCGACGATGAAAGGCCTGCTGCTGGAAGCCTTCCATGCGTGGCAGGAGCACGCGCCGGGGGACCCCGGCCTGGCGGCAGGAAAGCCGTTGCACGGCGTCAACGTGTGGCCCGCGCAGCTGCCCGGGATGCACGAGGAGGTGATGGACTACGCGGGCATGGTGACGTTGCTTGCGCGCGACCTGCTCGCCATCGCGGCACTCGGCATCGGCCTGCCGGAGGACACCTTCCTCAGGCACTTCGAGCAGCCCCTGTCGCTGCTGCGCCTCATCCACTATCCGCCCCAGGAGCCCTCGGAGACCGAAGGCCGCTTCGGCACGCGTCCGCACACCGACAACTGCGCCTTCACCATCCTGGCCCAGGACGACACCGGCGGCCTGGAGATCATGGGCGAGGAGGGCGAATGGGTGGGCGTGCCGCCGGTCGCGGACAGCTACGTCATCAACCTCGGCGAGGTGATGAAGATCTGGACGAACGGGATGTTCATGGCAACGCCGCACCGCGTCATCAATCGCTCGGGCAAGGAGCGCTACTCGATTCCGTTCTTCATGAATCCGACGCACGATGCGCTGGTCCGCCCACTCCTGGAGGATGCCGGAACAGGCAAGGCGGAGCCGGTGTTCCACACGACCGTCGGCATCGAGGAGGGGCTCAC
- a CDS encoding extracellular solute-binding protein: protein MKLHACLGRSAFAIAAFTALHAAAQTREVVLATWGGTWGKAIAEQAIAPFEKATGVKVKVISGVSLANIQMISAQRASPKIDLVMATSQDAVTAYDDGLLATLDPKEIPVLATLPASGLRRDANGAVKFAGMWVYPYGIVYRTDKVKTEIKCWKDLWRPDLRNKVGVSSPKYMNGYFLLMANKLAGGTEADVKPGLELVKTMGQNLVAVVDDSAGQQRLLAQQEVWAVPMVSSPAYKMIDEGVPAKFAIPCEGAPAGMDVVALVKNGPNAADARKFIDFYLSPETIANVTRELKITPVNRNAKISPEHAKYTLADAEFQKLIVFDEQATAAGRGKWQDAWDREIAPLTRR from the coding sequence ATGAAACTGCACGCTTGCCTCGGACGATCCGCCTTCGCGATCGCCGCCTTCACCGCGCTCCATGCCGCAGCACAGACCCGCGAGGTCGTGCTGGCCACCTGGGGAGGAACCTGGGGCAAGGCCATTGCCGAACAGGCGATCGCGCCCTTCGAGAAAGCGACCGGCGTGAAGGTGAAGGTCATCTCGGGCGTGTCGCTCGCCAACATCCAGATGATCTCGGCCCAGCGGGCCAGCCCCAAGATCGACCTCGTGATGGCGACGTCGCAGGACGCCGTCACCGCCTACGACGACGGCCTGCTCGCAACGCTGGACCCGAAGGAAATTCCTGTGCTGGCCACCTTGCCGGCCAGCGGCTTGCGGCGCGACGCCAACGGCGCGGTCAAGTTCGCCGGCATGTGGGTCTACCCCTACGGCATCGTCTACCGGACCGACAAGGTCAAGACCGAGATCAAGTGCTGGAAGGACCTCTGGCGCCCCGACCTGCGCAACAAGGTCGGCGTCTCGTCCCCCAAGTACATGAACGGCTACTTCCTGCTGATGGCGAACAAGCTCGCCGGCGGTACCGAGGCGGACGTGAAGCCCGGCCTGGAGCTGGTGAAGACGATGGGCCAGAACCTGGTGGCCGTGGTGGACGATTCCGCCGGGCAGCAGCGCCTTCTGGCCCAGCAGGAAGTCTGGGCCGTGCCCATGGTGTCGAGCCCTGCCTACAAGATGATCGACGAGGGCGTGCCTGCGAAGTTCGCGATCCCCTGCGAAGGCGCGCCTGCCGGCATGGATGTCGTGGCGCTCGTGAAGAACGGGCCCAATGCCGCGGACGCCAGGAAGTTCATCGACTTCTACCTGAGCCCGGAAACGATCGCCAATGTCACGCGTGAACTGAAGATCACGCCGGTCAACCGCAACGCGAAGATCAGCCCCGAGCATGCCAAGTACACGCTGGCGGACGCGGAGTTCCAGAAGCTGATCGTGTTCGACGAGCAGGCGACCGCGGCCGGCCGCGGCAAGTGGCAGGACGCGTGGGACCGCGAGATCGCTCCCCTGACGCGGCGCTGA
- a CDS encoding alpha/beta fold hydrolase, with amino-acid sequence MPHITANGVRTFYRTLGQGPALLLIAGNGMDHTAFDEQLPVFAEHFRCIVYDLRGIGSSEVPASGYTPREMAEDALALLSALEIEQAHIAGYSLGGAIAQEMALAQPQRVLSLSLYSSYERPLPYMRLRYDILIKVVEETTPELWAMYSAFSAFGPEFINAHERALRNEIAKRIDRWEQGDAPSRIGLAGHYRAILAHDTAERLCDIRCPAWIAVGSADAVTPAWHSQRMHQLIAGSTLSVFPGKPHRILNFEAEEFTRDALAFLLKHKNAA; translated from the coding sequence ATGCCCCACATCACGGCCAACGGCGTGCGCACCTTCTACCGCACGCTCGGGCAAGGCCCCGCCCTTTTGCTGATCGCCGGGAACGGCATGGACCACACGGCGTTCGACGAGCAGTTGCCGGTGTTTGCAGAGCACTTTCGCTGCATCGTGTACGACCTGCGCGGCATCGGCTCGAGCGAGGTGCCTGCATCCGGCTATACGCCCCGCGAGATGGCCGAGGATGCGCTGGCGCTGCTGTCGGCGCTGGAGATCGAGCAGGCGCACATCGCGGGTTACTCGCTCGGCGGTGCCATCGCCCAGGAGATGGCGCTCGCGCAGCCGCAGCGCGTGCTGTCGTTGTCGCTGTATTCGAGCTACGAGCGGCCGCTGCCCTACATGCGGCTGCGCTACGACATCCTGATCAAGGTGGTCGAGGAAACGACGCCGGAGCTCTGGGCCATGTACAGCGCGTTCTCCGCTTTCGGGCCGGAGTTCATCAATGCGCACGAGCGCGCCTTGCGCAACGAGATCGCCAAGCGGATCGACCGGTGGGAGCAGGGCGACGCGCCCTCGCGCATCGGGCTTGCAGGGCACTACCGGGCGATCCTGGCGCACGACACCGCCGAGCGGCTGTGCGACATCCGTTGTCCGGCCTGGATCGCCGTCGGCTCCGCCGATGCAGTGACGCCGGCCTGGCACTCGCAGCGCATGCACCAGTTGATCGCCGGTTCCACGCTCAGCGTCTTCCCCGGCAAGCCGCATCGGATCCTGAACTTCGAAGCCGAGGAGTTCACTCGCGACGCACTGGCGTTCCTGTTGAAGCACAAGAATGCGGCTTGA
- a CDS encoding Bug family tripartite tricarboxylate transporter substrate binding protein: MQIDFTRRALLAIGATLPLGLAHAQEEAMLRLVVPFAAGSTIDALARLIANKLPEVSRHKVVVVDNRPGAAGILGTTYVAKAKPDGKTFLIQANGLTTTPAVRSDLPYDLQKHLAPLTLVGLAPYGLVVPGDSKFQTLAEMFSAARASRQPIPFGTSGPGSQSEFVLAQIAKAAKVEFLKVPFKGQADIMLAVMGGHVQMAMINMPSAVKQASDRKVRILATMTDKRTPSTPDVPTLTEAGIPGINESAWYGLLTTAGTPAPVVEALSKDLLNVLGLPDVRAKLTELGIDIVASTPAQFSDRIAGELGRYQAIAKEENIKAE, from the coding sequence ATGCAAATCGATTTCACCCGCCGTGCTCTCCTTGCAATCGGCGCAACGCTGCCCCTGGGCCTCGCGCATGCGCAGGAGGAGGCCATGCTGCGACTGGTCGTCCCCTTCGCCGCCGGTTCCACCATCGACGCGCTGGCACGGCTTATTGCCAACAAGCTGCCGGAGGTCTCCAGGCACAAGGTCGTCGTGGTGGACAACCGGCCGGGCGCGGCGGGCATCCTCGGCACGACCTACGTCGCCAAGGCCAAGCCGGATGGCAAGACCTTCCTGATCCAGGCGAACGGCCTGACGACGACGCCGGCGGTGCGCAGCGATCTTCCCTACGACCTGCAGAAGCACCTGGCGCCGCTGACGCTCGTGGGCCTGGCTCCCTATGGACTCGTGGTGCCGGGCGACTCGAAATTCCAGACCCTGGCCGAGATGTTCAGCGCGGCGCGCGCGTCCAGGCAGCCGATTCCGTTCGGCACCAGCGGTCCGGGCAGCCAGAGCGAGTTCGTCCTCGCCCAGATCGCCAAGGCGGCGAAGGTGGAGTTCCTCAAGGTGCCGTTCAAGGGGCAGGCCGACATCATGCTGGCGGTCATGGGCGGGCACGTCCAGATGGCCATGATCAACATGCCCTCGGCCGTCAAGCAGGCGAGCGATCGAAAGGTCAGGATCCTCGCGACCATGACGGACAAGCGGACCCCCTCCACGCCCGACGTGCCGACGCTGACCGAGGCCGGCATTCCAGGCATCAACGAAAGCGCCTGGTACGGCCTGTTGACCACCGCCGGCACGCCGGCACCGGTGGTGGAGGCGCTGAGCAAGGACCTGCTCAACGTGCTGGGCCTGCCGGACGTGCGCGCGAAGCTCACGGAGCTCGGCATCGATATCGTGGCGAGCACGCCGGCGCAGTTCAGCGACCGCATCGCCGGCGAGCTCGGCCGCTACCAGGCCATCGCCAAGGAAGAGAACATCAAGGCCGAATAG
- a CDS encoding amidohydrolase family protein: protein MDKIIISSDSHVFEPTDLWKNTLGSRFGDNLPQGVSNFEGHEGNFFYVGRPGEAARLEELVSDDGKDRRLDDLAKAGSDPVYRLELMDKDGIYAEVLNPTWGLWIPRMADGAARNACAEVFNDWIQEYCSQNLKRLLAVAMIPIVDVDWAVKELDRVVKRGARAIMIGTNPVDGAAPYRDRKYDKFWAAAQEAELPVTLHIVTGRVRDPFTYHGDKERENIPASFLDLFYEVQPALANEFIFGGIFDRFPRLKIFLSEYDASWLPILKYRLNRVQTFPGFDHLEKKPASRYVEENIYAGIINDPLAAKLRNEIGIDRIMWGSDFPHPPCPYPNTTQNIDRILNELSPEDRFKVVAGNAAKLFKIDL, encoded by the coding sequence ATGGACAAGATCATCATTTCATCGGACTCCCACGTGTTCGAACCGACCGACCTCTGGAAGAACACGCTCGGCAGCCGCTTCGGCGACAACCTGCCGCAGGGCGTTTCCAATTTCGAGGGCCACGAAGGCAACTTCTTCTATGTCGGGCGTCCGGGCGAGGCGGCGCGGCTGGAAGAGCTGGTTTCCGACGACGGCAAGGACCGCCGGCTCGACGACCTGGCCAAGGCCGGCTCCGATCCCGTCTACCGGCTCGAGCTCATGGACAAGGACGGCATCTACGCCGAAGTCCTGAACCCGACATGGGGCCTGTGGATTCCCCGCATGGCCGACGGGGCCGCGCGCAACGCCTGCGCCGAGGTCTTCAACGACTGGATCCAGGAGTACTGCTCGCAGAACCTGAAGCGCCTGCTGGCCGTCGCGATGATCCCGATCGTCGATGTCGACTGGGCCGTGAAGGAGCTCGATCGCGTCGTCAAGCGCGGCGCCCGCGCCATCATGATCGGCACCAACCCGGTCGACGGCGCCGCTCCGTACCGCGACCGCAAGTACGACAAGTTCTGGGCCGCCGCCCAGGAGGCCGAACTGCCGGTCACCCTGCACATCGTCACCGGGCGCGTGCGCGACCCGTTCACCTACCACGGCGACAAGGAGCGCGAAAACATTCCGGCGAGCTTCCTCGACCTGTTCTACGAGGTGCAGCCCGCGCTGGCCAACGAATTCATCTTCGGCGGCATCTTCGATCGCTTCCCGCGCCTCAAGATCTTCCTGTCCGAGTACGACGCGTCGTGGCTGCCGATCCTGAAGTACCGCCTCAACCGCGTCCAGACCTTCCCCGGCTTCGATCACCTGGAAAAGAAGCCGGCGAGCCGCTACGTCGAGGAAAACATCTACGCCGGCATCATCAACGACCCGCTGGCCGCGAAGCTGCGCAACGAGATCGGCATCGACCGGATCATGTGGGGCTCGGACTTCCCGCACCCGCCCTGCCCCTATCCCAACACCACGCAGAACATCGATCGCATCCTCAACGAGCTTTCGCCGGAGGACCGCTTCAAGGTGGTGGCGGGCAACGCGGCCAAGCTGTTCAAGATCGATCTGTAG
- a CDS encoding PDR/VanB family oxidoreductase — translation MEVIESSATRVEAEAGDWLEATVCEAVRLTPDTLLLRLRSATGDPLPPHEPGAHVALRCGEGVVRHYSLTGARQHPGLYELGIKRAENSQGGSQWVFDHVAVGSRLFISRPRNHFPLVEGTGRFLFFSGGIGATPVISMLYDLQARGIRARLVHMCRSREDLGFQSWLSELAAFHDVHLHFDADAGLFDLQAELGRAHADAHVYCCGPTGMMDAVRRHGEAAGRAERFHFEYFAPPQVERDEAQDGEFTVVQGSTGRRIAVPKTKTMLAALREAGIAMKSECEYGVCGWCAVGVKEGVPAHFDSYLTAAEKEANKLVLPCVSRCTSASITLDI, via the coding sequence ATGGAAGTCATCGAATCAAGCGCCACCCGCGTCGAGGCAGAAGCCGGCGACTGGCTGGAAGCCACAGTCTGCGAGGCCGTGAGGCTCACGCCCGACACCCTGCTGCTGCGCCTCAGGTCCGCCACTGGCGACCCGCTGCCGCCTCATGAGCCGGGCGCGCACGTGGCGCTCAGGTGCGGCGAAGGCGTGGTCCGCCACTACTCGCTCACGGGGGCTCGCCAGCATCCGGGCCTGTACGAACTGGGCATCAAGCGCGCGGAAAACAGCCAGGGGGGAAGCCAATGGGTGTTCGACCACGTCGCTGTCGGGTCCCGGTTGTTCATCTCGCGGCCACGCAACCACTTCCCGCTGGTCGAAGGGACGGGGCGGTTCCTGTTCTTCAGCGGGGGCATCGGCGCAACGCCGGTCATCTCCATGCTGTACGACCTGCAGGCCCGGGGCATCCGGGCGCGCCTGGTGCACATGTGCCGCTCGCGCGAAGACCTGGGCTTCCAGTCGTGGCTGTCGGAACTGGCAGCCTTCCATGACGTGCACCTCCACTTCGACGCCGACGCGGGACTGTTCGATCTGCAGGCGGAGCTGGGCCGCGCGCATGCCGACGCCCACGTGTACTGCTGCGGCCCGACCGGCATGATGGATGCGGTGCGCCGGCACGGCGAAGCCGCGGGCCGCGCCGAACGCTTCCACTTCGAGTACTTCGCGCCACCGCAGGTGGAGCGTGACGAAGCGCAGGACGGCGAGTTCACGGTGGTGCAGGGCAGCACCGGCCGCAGGATCGCGGTGCCCAAGACCAAGACCATGCTGGCGGCCCTGCGCGAGGCCGGTATCGCGATGAAGAGCGAGTGCGAGTACGGCGTCTGCGGCTGGTGCGCCGTCGGCGTGAAGGAGGGCGTCCCTGCCCACTTCGATTCCTACCTGACCGCCGCGGAGAAGGAGGCCAACAAGCTGGTCCTTCCCTGCGTGTCGCGTTGCACCAGCGCAAGCATCACGCTCGACATCTAG
- a CDS encoding fumarylacetoacetate hydrolase family protein codes for MRLATFSLRSSPERQLVGVLRGDRLLEVDAPSMKALLGRGRDALDALASRVDRLPGPGHALQDVRFLPPVPDADKFLCVGKNYRTHLEELKRTDLIKELPSEPTGFVKLNDALTGHDAEVVRPASVTRLDYEPEMVFVIGKPAHDVKADDAMSYVAGITLLNDLTCRDTQKREVASGSRFWTAKNAPGFGPLGPFIITMDEVPDPYDIWVTCSVNGEQRMRVNTSEQIWKLSRIIEHFSRLVPLVPGDMFSTGAPGGVAVGKANAEDLFLKPGDVVECAFEAPAMVLRNRIVAP; via the coding sequence TTGAGACTCGCCACCTTTTCTCTTCGTTCGTCGCCCGAGCGGCAGCTTGTCGGTGTCTTGCGCGGTGACCGCCTGCTCGAAGTCGACGCGCCGTCCATGAAGGCCTTGCTCGGCCGTGGCCGCGACGCACTGGATGCGCTCGCGAGCCGGGTCGATCGCCTGCCCGGTCCGGGGCATGCCCTCCAGGATGTCCGTTTCCTGCCGCCCGTTCCCGATGCCGACAAGTTTCTCTGTGTCGGCAAGAACTACCGCACACACCTCGAGGAACTCAAGAGGACGGACCTGATCAAGGAGCTGCCGAGCGAGCCGACCGGCTTCGTGAAACTCAACGACGCACTCACCGGCCACGACGCCGAGGTGGTGCGCCCCGCCTCGGTCACGCGCCTGGACTACGAACCCGAGATGGTCTTCGTCATCGGCAAACCCGCACACGACGTCAAGGCGGACGACGCGATGTCCTATGTGGCGGGCATCACCCTCCTCAACGACCTCACCTGCCGCGACACGCAGAAGCGGGAAGTCGCGTCGGGTTCGCGCTTCTGGACGGCCAAGAACGCGCCGGGCTTCGGTCCGCTGGGGCCGTTCATCATCACGATGGACGAAGTGCCCGATCCGTATGACATCTGGGTCACCTGCAGCGTGAACGGCGAACAGCGCATGCGCGTCAACACCAGCGAGCAGATCTGGAAGCTGTCGCGGATCATCGAGCACTTCTCGCGCCTGGTGCCGCTGGTGCCCGGCGACATGTTTTCCACCGGTGCCCCGGGCGGGGTCGCTGTGGGCAAGGCCAATGCCGAGGACCTGTTCCTGAAGCCGGGAGACGTCGTCGAATGCGCCTTCGAGGCGCCGGCGATGGTCCTGCGCAACCGCATCGTGGCGCCATGA
- a CDS encoding nitroreductase family protein — protein MNASVNPAGPAPTPFGELAQRRRSVYAYVDEPVPRPVIERALAHAVLAPNHHRTAPWRFFVITREARHRLVGAYEAAALRTQRDVARAAQRAKDAPVNVVVACVPALDNPRVVPGEEDFATAAAVQNFLLSLADAGVGSLLTTGALAESPEVAALVGLDAPGAHVVGVINVGYANPERPVPRRPDPQLDRVVRWIDAN, from the coding sequence ATGAACGCTTCTGTCAATCCCGCCGGGCCCGCGCCCACCCCCTTCGGCGAGCTTGCCCAGCGCCGCCGCTCTGTCTACGCCTACGTGGACGAGCCCGTGCCCCGCCCCGTCATCGAGCGTGCGCTGGCCCACGCCGTGCTGGCGCCCAACCATCACCGCACTGCGCCCTGGCGCTTCTTCGTGATCACCCGCGAAGCGCGCCACAGACTGGTCGGCGCCTATGAGGCCGCGGCACTGCGCACGCAACGGGACGTGGCGCGCGCGGCCCAGCGCGCCAAGGACGCGCCGGTGAACGTGGTGGTCGCCTGCGTCCCGGCGCTGGACAACCCGAGGGTGGTGCCCGGGGAGGAGGACTTCGCCACGGCCGCCGCCGTTCAGAACTTCCTGCTGTCGCTCGCGGATGCGGGGGTCGGATCCCTGCTCACCACCGGCGCGCTGGCGGAGTCTCCCGAGGTCGCCGCGCTCGTCGGGCTGGACGCGCCCGGGGCCCATGTGGTCGGCGTGATCAACGTGGGCTACGCCAACCCGGAGCGCCCCGTTCCGAGGCGGCCCGACCCACAGCTCGACCGCGTGGTCCGCTGGATCGACGCGAACTGA